One Setaria viridis chromosome 7, Setaria_viridis_v4.0, whole genome shotgun sequence genomic region harbors:
- the LOC117862773 gene encoding DDT domain-containing protein PTM, with protein sequence MDAVEPREGSDRVLDASSPAAALVPAADEVKMEAADGGAAVGEPAAARAASEAEAGEGVTAEHGCDVGNSVSERRMEVNEGGAAGGENSAAPEAIEVDEGGTAGRGHSAVPATKEVDLGCIQGEVQDVAPVVSEAKMDVDEGGAASKENSGSSTLSEVNVGSIPEAVQDLAPVASEMKMEVDEGCVQEQECTAAAAEGEVKMEEGDGRVVNQGPATPADGLQVKEEVGECLVGRYIGRSAPGHARILIGKVASYDSTTGVYSVVFEDGHGEDLGLPQLLEFLMSYENGALGMKVSCRKRKLDLLVSSGSASEMKEPASTRQRVDGCKSSARPDALQHSGSGSDMSEDVESSSNSSDFTKEGPSEPCPPVQAVELPPSSGDIPVPEESISYLFSVYNFLRSFSVQLFLSPFGLDDFVAAINCSAQNNLLDAVHVSLLRALKRHLESKSAGGSQLASNCLKYLDWTLLDALTWPTFLLEYLYVMGCVKNLGGRSFGRSLLATEYYKLPVAMKLRVLQILCDHVIESDELKTELEDREGYNEEMEYEVDSSAFLEAGSRAVSTRASKASAYKNMNDLQNVEITPNVTNSEGTVADTSQDGNSDDCRICGMDGTLVCCDGCPWAYHSRCIGQNKAFLPQGEWFCPECVINKLGPTSSRIERGARGAQTFGIDMCGRLFLGTCDYLLVIGTSSAAESYSRYYNRYDVVKVLQRLALSDAYVDICSQIEEYWKHLLGIAQSERSKIGKEVGVSHTPQSGMLSFTPIKAGDGSVWTTLKDGGDSKTVALPQTYMQQKFVSNEEQKCMPSLVAAAEKNAEVCNQTLSAQYNIHDAPRNGAFGPSVVSSISHQNGSAVKGAYNIAHVQPAQSISRPDLPTNVGSNGMPRQGTVSTISAKAESFCPSYQGKQHLQLFAERSGNMSGGKAAKLSYFKPQAYMNLYNHGNIAASAAANLAVITSDEGKVSASKQTANPRKRMAADNSLQLKAFSSAAAQFVWPSTEKKLMEVPRDRCGWCLACRSSAIGNKKACFLNMATANAAKGSARILSVMHVIKNSDSHFPSIVAYLANMEESLRGLLVGSLQDTQQKERWHQQLREASDCRTVIPLLLELESNIRGVAFSASWLKPIDDWPVESPGLSAGASRPAQYQKRGAGGRRGRRRSLASESGTTTATATDDDNSWTWWTGGNISKRTLQRGAVLCSTIRKAARQGGKKRIAGLPYHEASNFPRRSRQYSWRACVGLSQTSSQLALQVRYLDAHIRWKEFIPPDQIPSDGKSSDADFSALRNAVICDKKIIDNKIRYALKFPNQKHLPVRVTKNILEAEGDQDENSKLWFSENHVPLYMLREYEQNSGSSSLPSPGISNSICFTNFYPRQVKAYTGDVFSYLFHKGDVYPCTSCKKDVMYRDVVKCSSCQGNCHKECTSRSIVSKGVSATSNLTCKLCLQKRNLMLTSYNTNASYIRPQQKSTGQQQVTAPKIIFKVSSSHSAEPTLKVEAQTVPKVKAQPLANVEAQPIMNVKAQPIAKVESQTLAKVEALPITNVATPNITSVQAEPKTKAKKSKSEKSKKPKKVQAITYFGLVWKKNKNDKDDGSDFRANDVILKSKDGIGSSIKPTCCLCNKTYSPEFLYVRCERCRNWFHGDALQLEDERIDELVAYRCCRCRRRAIPQCPHSDDYIKPEPECSEQTVATSSQSTMLSSEGTFALVDQDPLLASYGIVEPTGEETVDADLSTNMVSFAPGSNKKLSIRRAQTKNCEYLDQARSANEYYIQNQSLGNGNINFSHMNEYSFSEADSVHASELLGWDFSQGTAYAAPPESTATHQANDTSGGNFAIDQYEPQTYFSFTELLEADDTQLDNAFGMSTSLQDDGNCTGNFDQQGAGFDEMYFMIEDGASNMNFPTDDPSPDVVACYKCQNTEPPPDLKCAVCGLHIHRQCSPWDENVLPAESGDWSCGGCREWR encoded by the exons ATGGACGCCGTGGAGCCCCGGGAGGGTTCTGATCGGGTGCTTGACGCCTCCTCCCCTGCGGCGGCCCTGGTGCCGGCTGCTGACGAGGTGAAGATGGAGGCCGCCGATGGCGGCGCTGCGGTGGGAGAACCTGCTGCGGCACGCGCGGCCAgtgaggcggaggcgggtgAAGGCGTCACGGCGGAGCATGGGTGTGATGTGGGGAACTCGGTGAGCGAGCGAAGGATGGAGGTTAATGAGGGCGGTGCAGCGGGCGGAGAGAACTCCGCGGCGCCTGAAGCAATCGAGGTGGACGAGGGCGGCACTGCGGGCCGAGGACACTCTGCCGTGCCTGCAACGAAGGAGGTGGATTTGGGCTGCATTCAGGGGGAAGTACAAGATGTGGCTCCTGTGGTCTCTGAAGCGAAGATGGACGTGGACGAGGGTGGTGCTGCAAGCAAAGAGAACTCTGGATCTTCCACACTGAGCGAGGTGAATGTGGGGAGCATCCCAGAGGCAGTGCAAGATTTGGCTCCCGTGGCGTCTGAAATGAAGATGGAGGTGGATGAAGGCTGTGTTCAGGAACAAGAGTGCACTGCAGCGGCTGCGGAAGGCGAGGTTAAGATGGAGGAAGGTGATGGCAGAGTGGTGAATCAAGGGCCTGCTACACCGGCTGATGGCCTTCAGGTGAAAGAGGAGGTAGGGGAATGCTTGGTGGGCCGCTACATTGGCCGGAGTGCTCCGGGGCATGCGAGGATTCTGATTGGGAAGGTTGCATCCTACGATAGCACAACTGGGGTCTACAGTGTGGTGTTTGAAGATGGACATGGCGAGGATTTGGGGCTTCCTCAACTCCTGGAATTTCTCATGTCCTATGAGAATGGTGCATTAGGCATGAAAGTGAGCTGCAGGAAAAGGAAGCTAGACTTGCTGGTTTCATCAGGGAGTGCCTCGGAGATGAAAGAGCCAGCAAGTACTAGGCAGAGGGTTGATGGATGCAAGTCGTCTGCCAGGCCTGATGCACTGCAGCATAGTGGATCTGGCTCAGATATGTCTGAGGATGTTGAATCTTCGAGTAATTCATCAGATTTCACTAAAGAAGGACCATCTGAGCCATGCCCTCCTGTACAGGCCGTGGAGTTGCCTCCGTCATCGGGAGACATTCCTGTGCCAGAAGAGTCCATAAGTTATCTCTTTTCTGTTTATAACTTCCTGCGATCGTTCAGCGTGCAGCTGTTCCTGAGTCCATTTGGGCTGGATGATTTTGTTGCGGCCATTAATTGCAGTGCGCAGAATAACTTGTTGGATGCTGTACATGTCTCACTATTGCGTGCACTGAAGCGGCATCTTGAATCTAAATCTGCTGGAGGATCTCAGCTTGCTTCAAATTGCTTGAA GTATCTGGATTGGACATTATTAGATGCATTGACCTGGCCAACTTTCTTACTAGAGTACCTGTATGTGATGGGTTGCGTTAAGAATCTAGGGGGGCGGAGTTTTGGTAGAAGCCTCCTAGCCACGGAATACTATAAACTTCCTGTTGCCATGAAGCTGAGGGTGCTGCAAATACTCTGTGATCATGTCATTGAATCAGATGAGCTCAAAACTGAACTGGAGGACCGAGAAGGCTACAACGAGGAGATGGAATATGAGGTGGATTCTAGCGCCTTTTTGGAGGCTGGTTCAAGAGCAGTCTCAACCAGAGCCTCAAAGGCCTCTGCTTACAAAAATATGAATGATTTGCAGAACGTGGAAATCACTCCAAATGTAACAAATTCAGAAGGTACTGTAGCGGACACTTCTCAGGATGGCAACAGTGATGATTGCCGAATATGTGGAATGGATGGGACTTTGGTATGCTGCGATGGCTGCCCATGGGCTTATCATTCGAGATGCATTGGTCAAAACAAAGCCTTCCTTCCTCAGGGAGAATGGTTTTGTCCAGAATGTGTTATTAACAAGCTCGGACCAACTTCGTCAAGAATTGAGCGTGGTGCAAGAGGAGCTCAAACGTTTGGCATTGACATGTGCGGGAGGCTATTCTTAGGAACTTGCGACTATTTGCTGGT GATCGGAACATCTTCAGCTGCGGAATCTTATTCAAGATATTACAATCGTTATGATGTTGTCAAGGTCCTCCAAAGACTTGCTCTCTCAGATGCATATGTGGATATATGCAGTCAAATAGAGGAATACTGGAAGCATTTACTTGGTATAGCTCAGAGCGAGAGATCAAAAATAGGTAAAGAAGTTGGTGTGAGCCATACTCCACAATCCGGTATGTTGAGTTTTACTCCTATCAAAGCAGGAGATGGAAGTGTCTGGACAACTTTAAAAGATGGTGGGGACAGTAAAACAGTAGCACTTCCTCAAACATATATGCAGCAGAAATTTGTGTCTAATGAGGAACAAAAATGCATGCCCAGCTTAGTTGCTGCCGCCGAGAAGAATGCTGAAGTTTGCAATCAAACTCTATCGGCTCAGTACAACATACACGATGCACCCAGAAATGGAGCTTTTGGACCATCTGTGGTATCGTCAATTTCTCATCAGAATGGATCCGCTGTAAAGGGTGCGTATAACATAGCGCACGTACAGCCAGCTCAGAGTATATCCCGTCCAGACTTACCCACCAACGTTGGAAGTAATGGCATGCCTAGGCAAGGTACCGTGAGCACCATTTCTGCAAAGGCAGAATCATTTTGTCCATCTTATCAAGGTAAACAACACCTTCAGCTGTTTGCTGAAAGATCTGGAAACATGAGTGGTGGCAAGGCAGCAAAATTGTCGTATTTTAAACCACAGGCTTACATGAATCTCTACAATCATGGCAATATTGCAGCATCTGCTGCTGCCAATCTTGCTGTTATTACATCTGATGAAGGTAAGGTTTCAGCATCCAAACAGACTGCAAACCCAAGGAAAAGAATGGCTGCAGACAATTCCCTACAGTTGAAAGCATTTTCCTCAGCAGCCGCACAATTTGTTTGGCCAAGTACTGAAAAGAAGCTTATGGAAGTCCCAAGAGATAGGTGTGGTTGGTGCCTTGCTTGTAGAAGTTCAGCAATCGGAAATAAAAAGGCTTGTTTTCTTAACATGGCCACTGCAAATGCTGCTAAAGGGTCTGCTCGAATTCTTAGTGTCATGCATGTAATAAAAAATTCTGATAGCCATTTCCCCAGTATTGTTGCTTATTTAGCCAACATGGAGGAAAGTTTGCGTGGCCTATTAGTTGGTTCACTACAGGACACGCAGCAGAAAGAACGATGGCATCAACAACTACGAGAAGCTTCCGACTGCAGAACTGTAATACCCCTATTGCTTGAG TTGGAAAGCAACATCCGTGGAGTGGCATTTTCTGCAAGCTGGTTGAAGCCAATAGATGACTGGCCTGTGGAATCTCCTGGTCTATCAGCTGGAGCATCTCGTCCTGCACAATACCAAAAACGTGGAGCTGGTGGAAGGCGTGGCAGAAGACGTTCGTTGGCATCTGAATCTGGTACCActactgctactgctactgATGATGACAACAGCTGGACTTGGTGGACTGGAGGAAATATTTCAAAACGTACTTTGCAGAGGGGGGCTGTTCTATGTTCAACCATAAGAAAAGCTGCTCGCCAAG GTGGTAAAAAAAGGATAGCAGGTTTACCTTACCATGAAGCTTCCAATTTTCCAAGACGATCCCGTCAATATTCTTGGAGAGCATGTGTTGGACTAAGCCAGACTTCATCTCAACTTGCTCTGCAG GTTAGATATCTTGATGCCCACATTAGATGGAAGGAATTCATCCCTCCAGATCAAATTCCTTCAGATGGAAAAAGTTCTGATGCTGACTTTTCTGCCCTCAGAAATGCTGTAATCtgtgataaaaaaataattgacaATAAGATAAGATACGCACTTAAGTTTCCCAACCAGAAGCATCTTCCTGTGCGTGTGACAAAAAATATCTTGGAAGCAGAAGGTGATCAGGATGAAAATAGCAAATTGTGGTTTTCCGAAAACCACGTGCCACTGTACATGTTGCGAGAATATGAGCAGAATTCTGGGAGTAGCTCCTTGCCTAGTCCAGGAATTTCAAACTCTATCTGTTTCACCAATTTTTACCCAAGGCAAGTAAAAGCATATACCGGAGATGTCTTTTCTTATCTCTTTCACAAAGGAGATGTTTATCCCTGCACCTCATGCAAGAAGGATGTTATGTACAG GGATGTTGTTAAATGCAGCTCTTGTCAAG GTAATTGTCATAAAGAGTGTACATCAAGATCTATTGTTAGCAAAGGAGTCAGTGCTACTTCCAATTTGACATGCAAGCTATGCCTCCAGAAGCGGAATCTTATGCTTACAAGTTACAATACAAATGCAAGTTATATCCGGCCCCAACAGAAGAGTACTGGCCAACAGCAAGTGACCGCTCCCAAAATTATCTTCAAGGTTAGTTCTTCCCATTCTGCTGAACCTACCCTGAAAGTTGAAGCGCAGACAGTCCCAAAGGTTAAAGCACAGCCACTTGCAAATGTGGAAGCTCAGCCAATTATGAATGTGAAGGCCCAGCCAATCGCGAAGGTGGAATCCCAGACACTTGCAAAGGTGGAAGCCTTGCCAATCACAAATGTGGCAACTCCGAATATCACTAGTGTACAAGCTGAGCCAAAGACAAAAGCTAAAAAGTCAAAGTCAGAAAAATCTAAGAAACCTAAAAAAGTTCAAGCGATAACATATTTTGGTCTTGTATGGAAGAAAAATAAGAATGACAAGGATGATGGAAGTGATTTCAGGGCGAACGATGTGATTCTTAAAAGTAAGGATGGTATAGGTTCGTCAATAAAACCGACTTGTTGCCTCTGTAACAAAACTTATTCTCCGGAATTCCTTTATGTTCGCTGCGAGAGGTGCAGAA ATTGGTTTCATGGTGATGCCTTACAACTTGAGGATGAAAGGATAGATGAGTTGGTTGCATACCGATGCTGTAGGTGTCGAAGGAGAGCCATACCCCAATGTCCTCATTCAGATGATTATATAAAGCCTGAACCAGAATGTAGTGAACAAACAGTTGCTACATCATCACAGTCAACAATGCTATCTAGTGAGGGAACTTTCGCTTTAGTAGATCAGGACCCACTGCTCGCTTCATATGGAATCGTTGAACCGACTGGGGAAGAAACAGTGGATGCTGATTTATCAACCAACATGGTAAGCTTTGCCCCTGGAAGCAACAAGAAGCTGTCAATAAGACGAGCACAAACTAAAAATTGTGAATACCTTGATCAAGCAAGATCTGCGAATGAGTATTATATCCAGAATCAATCTCTGGGGAATGGGAACATCAATTTCAGCCACATGAATGAATATTCCTTTTCGGAGGCTGACAGCGTGCATGCTTCAGAGCTATTGGGGTGGGATTTTTCCCAAGGAACTGCATATGCTGCCCCTCCTGAATCCACTGCTACTCACCAAGCAAATGACACTAGTGGTGGCAACTTTGCAATTGACCAATATGAACCCCAGACTTATTTCTCATTTACCGAGCTGCTTGAAGCTGATGATACGCAGCTTGATAATGCATTTGGGATGTCTACTAGTCTGCAAGACGATGGCAACTGCACAGGAAACTTCGATCAACAAGGAGCTGGTTTTGATGAAATGTATTTTATGATAGAGGATGGAGCTTCAAATATGAACTTCCCAACAGATGATCCCTCCCCTGATGTGGTAGCATGTTACAAGTGCCAGAACACTGAGCCACCACCTGATCTCAAATGTGCAGTCTGTGGCCTGCACATACACCGGCAATGCTCACCTTGGGATGAAAATGTGCTGCCTGCTGAGAGTGGCGATTGGAGTTGTGGTGGTTGTCGAGAATGGCGATGA
- the LOC117862989 gene encoding protein PSK SIMULATOR 1: MRKLREPRGGGEKVGVLAFEVAALMSRAAGLWRALGDPHLARLRAEAIRLEGVRRLVADDDAALLALALAEMTAACRDLSRAVARLSARCADPLLRRFNALFAALVKGGGGADPHGLRYAAEKKMDRKARKMQRLVAFTAHLCHELDVLAELEQAVRRDMQRAANGGECARRVARQRQEVERLRGASLWNRSFDYAVRLLARSLFTIVTRITEVFDLEPTNISISSSMDDDSNSKVSRLSWSSSFVSSSMQSMVYPSDVVAADTPGRMLRARSSKSTSGDARRFLMSRSKSLRQLKWPAAGRHLVGCVVTGSNSPVRNGWTHSDADLPLSFSYISAASNDDYYSSINFQHQADHHTNAKPSTAVFESTHDVLTNAPATSLGGAALALHYANLIIFIEKLAISPHHICSDERDDLYGMLTDRIRASLRARLKPFAAMNTPCDPVLAAEWSDTVQRILGWLAPLARNMIRWQAERNFEQRNVASSAGVLLLQTLHFADQRKTEAAVTELLVGLNYLWRFGRELDARAKLESAG, encoded by the coding sequence ATGCGGAAGCTGCGAGAGCCGAGGGGCGGCGGGGAGAAGGTGGGCGTACTGGCCTTCGAGGTGGCCGCGCTCATGTCGCGGGCCGCCGGCCTGTGGCGCGCGCTCGGGGACCCCCACCTCGCGCGCCTCCGCGCCGAGGCCATCCGCCTCGAGGGCGTGCGCCGCCTcgtggccgacgacgacgccgcgctCCTGGCCCTCGCGCTCGCCGAGATGACCGCCGCGTGCCGCGACCTCTCCCGCGCCGTCGCGCGGCTCTCCGCGCGCTGCGCCGACCCGCTCCTCCGCCGGTTCAACGCCCTCTTCGCGGCCCTcgtcaagggcggcggcggcgccgacccgCACGGGCTGCGGTACGCCGCCGAGAAGAAGATGGACCGGAAGGCGCGCAAGATGCAGCGCCTGGTGGCGTTCACCGCGCACCTGTGCCACGAGCTCGACGTGCTCGCCGAGCTCGAGCAGGCCGTGCGCCGCGACATGCAGCGCGCGGCGAACGGAGGGGAgtgcgcgcgccgcgtggcgcggcagaggcaggaggtcgagcgcctccGCGGGGCCTCCCTCTGGAACCGGAGCTTCGACTACGCCGTCCGGCTGCTCGCCAGGTCGCTCTTCACCATCGTGACGAGGATCACAGAGGTGTTCGACCTGGAGCCCACGAacatctccatctcctcctccatggATGACGACTCCAACTCCAAGGTCTCGCGGCTTTCTTGGAGCAGCTCGTTCGTGAGCAGCAGCATGCAGTCCATGGTGTACCCTTCCGACGTCGTGGCCGCGGACACTCCTGGGAGGATGCTGCGTGCAAGATCCAGCAAGTCTACCAGCGGCGACGCTCGTCGGTTTCTCATGTCCAGGAGCAAGAGCTTGAGGCAGCTCAAGTGGCCGGCGGCTGGCAGGCACCTCGTCGGCTGCGTGGTCACGGGGAGCAATTCTCCGGTCAGAAACGGGTGGACCCATAGCGACGCTGACCTTCCACTGAGCTTCAGCTACATATCCGCAGCCAGCAACGACGATTATTACAGCAGCATCAACTTCCAGCACCAAGCGGATCATCACACGAACGCGAAGCCTTCGACGGCCGTGTTCGAGTCCACACACGACGTTCTGACCAACGCGCCGGCGACGtccctcggcggcgccgccctggCGCTGCACTACGCCAACCTCATCATCTTCATCGAGAAGCTCGCCATCTCACCTCACCACATCTGCTCCGACGAGAGGGACGACCTGTACGGCATGCTGACGGACAGGATCCGGGCGTCTCTCAGAGCGCGCCTCAAGCCGTTCGCCGCCATGAACACGCCCTGCGATCCCGTCCTGGCCGCCGAGTGGTCCGACACCGTGCAGAGGATTCTGGGATGGCTGGCTCCGCTCGCCCGCAACATGATCCGATGGCAGGCCGAGAGGAACTTCGAGCAACGAAACGTCGCGTCGAGCGCTGGCGTCCTGCTTCTGCAGACGCTCCATTTTGCAGACCAGAGGAAGACTGAAGCTGCGGTGACCGAGCTGCTCGTTGGTCTGAATTACCTCTGGAGATTTGGGAGGGAGCTTGATGCAAGGGCCAAATTGGAGTCAGCAGGTTAG